AATTCCTCTTCTTTTTTACTATCTTTGCTCGAAAACTCCGCCTTAGAGTAGTTTTTACTTGCCTCATAAGAGCGTTTAGAGCTGTCATTTAATATAGCATTGCTATTATAATTTGCTAAAAAATTATCTACTTTCATTAGATCACCTCCAACTCGGCATTTATAGCCCCAGCTCTTTTTAAATTTTCCATGATAGTAATGATATCATTTGCACTTGCACCTATTTTATTTAACATTCTTGCTATATTTGCTACCGTGGTTTTAGCAGATGTTATCCTTAGGGTGTTTGAATTTGGATCTATTATACCGCCATCTTTCATATCAACCTCGCCAGCTGCAAGTTCTGCTTGGCTATTTGGTTCTATTTTTATCGTGATACCCTTGTTTGTGATGACTATGGGCTCAACTTCTATATTTACTCCAGCGATTATAGTCCCACTTCTTTCATCTATGATGATTTTATTTTCAGGCGTATAGCTTATATCTTGTTCTAAAACTTGAGCCATAAAATCAACCGCTGACATATCATCAGGTCTCATAAGCTTAATGGTTCTTGAATCCACTGCTTGTGCAACTTGATTGCCAAAAGATTCGTTTAAAATTCTTTCTATATCACTTGCTGTTTTAAAATCAGCATTTTTAAGGCTAAGGCTTAGATCTTGCGTATCAACAAAATTTCTTGGAATTTCTCTTTCAACATTTGCTCCTGCTATGATAGAAGCACTTGTGGAGTGATTTCCTCCACGCCCACCAGCTCCACCTGAAATACCTCCAACAGAAATAGATCCTTGTGCTATGGCATAAATTTCTCCATCAATCCCTCTTAAAGCGGTAAGTAGGAGTGTTCCGCCTTGCAAAGATTTTGCATCTCCCATTGAAGAAACGGTTATATCAAGCTTATCTCCACTTTTTGCAAAGGCTGGAAGTTTCGCTGTTACCATAACTGCTGCTGTATTTTTGGATTTGATATCACTTGGATTGACCTTAATGTTCATACCTTGAAGTAAATTTGATATGGATTGAATGGTAAATTCGCTATTTGAGCCATCACCTGTACCATTTAGCCCCATAACCAAGCCATATCCTATGAGTTGATTATCTCTAACACCTACTGTGTTGGCTATATTTTTTATCTGCACTGCATTTAAACCGAGGCTTAAAAGCAAAACTCCTAATAAAGCTTTCATTGATTGTCCCCTAATCTTATTTTATGCTTATAAAGCAAAAAGAGTTCCAAATTTTAATTTAATAAGGATTTTTGATTTATAAATATAATTTCTCGGCTTAAATTTATATTTTAATTTTTTAAAAATCTTAAATTATTTGCTTAAATATAAATCAAGATTTATTATAAAATTTGAGATTTATTTTTAACTTTTGTGTTTTTTAATTCTTTGTTATTTTTGGTCATAGTGTTTAATGTTTAATTTTCGTAAAGCAAATGAAAGATTAATATTCTGCTATAGTAAATTTGCCTGATGAGATTTTACTACTTTTGAAATATTTTAGAAATTTTAAGATAAATACTTGAGTATTTTCACTTCTTGTTTTAACTTAAACATTAAATCTAAAATGCATAACATCGCCGTCATTTACGACATAGTCCTTGCCCTCAAGGCGTAGTTTTCCAGCTTCTTTAGCCTTTGCTTCGCCGCCAAATTTAACAAAATCCTCATAAGAAATCACTTCAGCTTTGATAAAGCCCTTTTCAAAGTCATTATGTATCACGCTTGCAGCCTTTGGAGCTTTAAAGCCCTTTGTGATAGTCCATGAGCGAACTTCGATTTCTCCAGCTGTAAAATAGCTAATAAGCCCAAGCTTAGCAAAGGCTACGCGAATAATTTGCTCAAGTCCGCTATCTTCAGCACCTAAGGACTTTAAAAGCTCGTTACTTTCACTATCGCTTAGGGCTATCATCTCT
This genomic interval from Campylobacter sp. MIT 99-7217 contains the following:
- a CDS encoding flagellar basal body P-ring protein FlgI, which produces MKALLGVLLLSLGLNAVQIKNIANTVGVRDNQLIGYGLVMGLNGTGDGSNSEFTIQSISNLLQGMNIKVNPSDIKSKNTAAVMVTAKLPAFAKSGDKLDITVSSMGDAKSLQGGTLLLTALRGIDGEIYAIAQGSISVGGISGGAGGRGGNHSTSASIIAGANVEREIPRNFVDTQDLSLSLKNADFKTASDIERILNESFGNQVAQAVDSRTIKLMRPDDMSAVDFMAQVLEQDISYTPENKIIIDERSGTIIAGVNIEVEPIVITNKGITIKIEPNSQAELAAGEVDMKDGGIIDPNSNTLRITSAKTTVANIARMLNKIGASANDIITIMENLKRAGAINAELEVI